The window CCTGCTTGTTGGAGGTACTGTGTAGAATAACCGAGGGAAAGTAGCCAGGGGGGCCTGGCAtatggtaggtgctcaggaaTGGCCTGTAGCcttttctctctggatctctggctctggctctctctctctggtttggCCTACTGTCAGCAGCTAGCCAAGATAAGTGTTTAATGGTCTCTGCTCGTAAAGTTTCTGTAACATAGTGGAGGATAACAAAGGGTTGGGGTGGGAGTAGGCAGTGAGGTGTGGGCAAAGGAAGGCAGATTCTTTCAAGTTTAGCTAAACAGGAGGAGAGACTAGTGAACTGAGGCagtcttgattttgttttgtttgatggGTAGGAAAGATCTGAGTATGTTTCTAGggtcaagagaaggaaaaagaaagacatggtCCAGGAAATAAGGAGAACACCGATGAAGCAAAAAGGGCCAAAAGGGTGGCAGGAATGGGCGCAAGGTCACAGGTAGAAGGCAAGCCTTGGAAAAGGGGAAGGGGTTGGTTTCTCTGAGCCAGGAGTGGAAGAAAACAGATGCAGAGAAGCGTAGCCCAAGCGGTGCTTGGCAGAAATAACCTCTGGTTTTCTTAATACCATCTGTGTTACACGTTCAGAGGCAAAGGCCATCCCATTGGGTTCTGGAAAGACACTGGTCTTCCAGCAAAATTTTCTGCTGTATTTTTGTGGCAAGAAGAGACATCCATAACAGACAGAAGTATACTTAAAACCAGTGTAGTTTATGGAATCCCTGCGGTGAGCTACAATGTGACAGTAACAGGAAAGAAGGATCCTCATTTGCTCCCCTGGATTTGAATCCCCAGTTGCACTTCTTCTCAGTGGGGTGACTCTGAGAGAGGTCTCTGACCTCCCCAAGTCACTATATCCTTGTCTACCAAGTGGGGACAGCACTGTCCACTTTGCAGAGTTGGCATTAGGCCTGGTAAGGGACTAGATGTCAGGTGTCTGCTGGGGTTCCTGGAGCAGGGCCGATGCTCTTTTTCTACAAGTGGCTGTGTAGCTGTGCTCCAAACAGGCACGTTGtaacaggaggggaggggagagagatcTTCATTCCTGCTCTCCTATCCAATCTATAGACATACCCTCAGGATTTTGGCTACACCCCATGGCCATCATCCTAGCCGGCGCCCTCCTATCTACCCCCTATTGTGGGCCTGACCCCTCTAGACACTCACCTTGCAGAAGACAGAATGGCTTTCTGCTTACACCATCCCTCAGCTTACACCTGTCAGTAACTCCTTATTGCTTGTGAGATGGGAATAAGTTCTGATTTTCTTAACATGGCTCTCATCAAGGTCACTGTCACACTTCTCAACTCTCTTCTTCTTCAGGCCTGGGCTCACTTACCGCTTTCTCACTCTGGCCGCCCTATGAGCACTTCACattgcccctcaccctgctctgcGTTCTCTTCTGTCCATGATTTGGCACGCTGTATAATTTAATTTAAGCGTTTTGTTCACTCTGTACACTCtatctcctcctcttccaccctcACCAAAACATAAGCTCCTCAGGCCAAGgttctttgtgtgttttgttctcGGATGCAAGCTAAGTGTCTGGCATATGGCAAGtcacaaagaaaaatgtctttgaaagAACAATTCACCATCTACCTCTTTGGCCTCATATATAATTCTATCTGTTTCCACTCCCTGCTCCCAATTTCCCCCATCATAAGCTGGATCTACCAAACCAAAGACAGTTCTTGCCTCCGCATCTTTCCATATTCTATTCCACTCCAGTGGGGTGATCTCCTCTGTtgccccctgccctctccttctCTTTGGCTGATTCCTACCTGTTCAGAAAATCTTATCCTAGATGTCGCTTCCTCTAGATCCCTGTGATTCCAACACTGAATTAAGTTGCCTCTTGGATCCTCGATGGCTTCCTGTTCTCAGTCAGTTTCATCTTAGCATGAATCACTAGAGTGTAATTTCTGCTCTGATTGTCTATTTCCTTCGACTGTAAGATCCTTGAAAATGGGGCTGCATCTTGTTCACCATCACCTGCCATCACTAAATGCAGTGATTAGTAGAGATAGCTGCTGAATGAATTTTTGGTAAATGACATTGGATGGAAGACATTTAAGGTTGTTTGGAGGGCACACAGAGGGAACATTTAACATTATAGTAAAATAATGGGATATCAGGCTCATGAACATGTCCGTTATAAACCAGATCCAAACCTTTCCCTCTGCCAGGGTTCTTTGCCCACAAGGTGGAGCATGAAAGCAAGACACAGAATGGGCGGAGCTTCCAGAGGACGGGAACACTTGCCTTTGAGCGGGTCTACACTGCCAAGTGAGTGATACTGCAAACTAACAGAGTGGGGCCCTGGGCATGGGGGCATCCCTACAGGAGTGAAAACAACCACTCTCAAGGCTACATGTCTGAGCCAACCTTCAGAGTGCCAGGGAGGCAGAGCTCTGAGGGAAGGTTGAACCTcactggggtgggctgggggtgggtttGTGGACATTCTTTATCATCTAAATGAGTGCTATTGTTTAAAGAAAGGAATTGGAGATATTGGAGGTGGGGATATGTGATCGCCACAGATGCTCCAGAAACCTCTGAGCCAGTTGTGTGGTCACAGTGTTAACCAATTTCCTGGGCAATTAGTTCAGAGGTACTACCAGGAAAACCAGCCATTGCTTGTGGGCTGGCTTTGGAAGAACAGGCGAGACACAATGGCGGCAGCCTTCTGCTCACTGCCCCTTGCGGCCCCCTTGGTGGACATCTGGAGACATGGCAGGACCTTTCGTAATGCCCAGTTTCTTCGAGAGGCTACAAGAACCATAAGAATGAGGGAACTGTGCCATTGCTTCCACCCCCCtctcattttttacttttgaataaAAAAGCTGCTTGGAAACACCTGAACAGCTCAGTGAAGGAGATGGGAGCTATTTGGGATGCAAATCCCAATGGATGTTATTCaaacactcatttttttccttctgcagaaTGTACTTGAACAGTAGTTTCAGGCTATGGCCTGTCTGCTTCTCTGTGCTTGTCACTAGGGATCTGTCAGAAGGAAAGATTCCAGATATGAGCTGGCTAAGGAGCCGGCCTTCACTCTCAATCAAAGGTGACTCTGATGGGCTCCAGAGATCTTTCCAAAGGGACAGTCATGGACACCCAAGGAAATCATTGCAGGTGGACATCCTCATCCCTTCACCCTGTCTGGGCCTTTTGCCTTTTGGGTTTGGGGCTTCAGGCTGCTCCTGGGTGTCCACAGTACCTACAAGACCTCCCCTTCTCCTGGGCCCTGGCTACCTGCTTTGCTCCCCCTGCCTCGTATTAAGTGGTTCTAGGCATGGTCATTCTGGCAGGCTGATTTCAAGGAAATCCTTTGCTGAACTACCTACAGGgacatttctattttaacatttcGACCTTCAATATATTCATTCTCAGAATCTATGGAAGAAGTTCGAAGATATGGCTTCAGCTATTTTAGACATTTGCATTGAAAGGAGGGTAGGGGACGTAGGTAGGGTGCATCGGTGGCTTTGTGTCACTTGCAGGGGGAGAGGTGGGAGCAGCTCTCAGACACATCTGGgggcaaaagatacaaaaaagatGTCTTTGACTCCCAGAGGGGCCATGCCGAAACCTCTCTGAAAACAACTCAAGGGAGATATTCATACTATCCTAGTTTGGAAAGAGAAGCTTCTTTCTGCCTGGAGATCTGCATTATTATCAGTCACACTGTGTTCCTACAAACTCAACTGGTCCATTCTGGAGAAGTTAGACAGGGCAGCTGGCACGCAGTGCAATTTCACTGCACCTCGAGAGAAGTTCAGTTTCAAGTTTGCCAGCAATGAAGACAAAATGGGACTGGCTGAGCAGTTGAGTTCCTGCCGTTTGCCCCAGGAGTGAGCTAACTCTGCGCCTAAGAAGGGGCTGTGCCCACACCTGCCCCCTCCTCACTGGGGCCAGTCCCCAGATTGCAGAAGTGCTCTTTGGTGACAGCTGTGCTGCGTCATTTGGAAGGGCGGTTTGGAAGTTCTGCAATGGTGTGGGGTTCCTGACCTAaggaggagccagaggagggTGGTGGGATGTTCTTGCTGCCTGGGGTCCCCATGGCGTGGACGCTGCagcccagctccccaggcccAGAAAACAGGGCGAGAAGAATGAGGGGGAGGGATAGATGTGGAGAGTTTGGAACTCAGGAGGCGAAAAGGAGAATTTCCTTAAGATGAAGGCTGCCCAGACACTGCTGTGGTTCTGTTACAAAGACCACTTCCTCCCTGACCCAGCAGACAGCACTGCGTGTGCCGGTGGTAGTTTATAGACAGGCTGAAAGATCAGGGCTGCGGGCTACTGTGTGCTGGCAGAGCCAGAGGCACCCAGTCTGCTGGCCTCTGCCTGGAAGCCACAGGCAAGGGGTTATGTGTTCATCTAGCAGAAATTGTCCGGCAGTAGCTTGTCTAGAGGCCTCCAAAAGCACCAAAGCTGGTGCGGGTTGAGCTGTGAATCTGCCAAAAGAAGAGAACATCTATCTAATCCCActatctaaaaaataagaaattaagctttactcatttttaatataCAGGTTGAGAGCGGAGTGTGTATTATACCTGTCACAGGTTTGCATGATCACATCTTCTGGTTGATGGGGTGTGAGGTCATAAATGTTTCCAGACCATGGCTATAAAGAAAAACTAAGCATAAAGGATAAATGATGCTGATGGATTGAAAAACCAGATGCATATTTTTCAGCATAAAATATGACGGTTGACTGATTCAGATGGTTCCAGATTTTGGAGCAGTCGATAAACAGACGTTGCAGCTAGGTGTGGCCCATTGGCTCCAAACTGGCCTCGGTTAGTGGTCTGTCTCATCACCCATCAGGGCAGAGCTGAGTCagagtttgagagagaaaaagaatcttgacCTTTACTCTCTGTTCTTGggtataaaacataatttaaagcCCTGTCCTCAGATGATGAGCACAGCTAGAACAGTTTGATTTCTGGAGGAGAAGCTCAGTTAACTGATCTAAGATTCTTCCTCATGAGTGCAGGTGAGCACAGGTTGCAGAGAGGAGGAAGGCCTCCGGAGAAGTGTAATTTTTGGACATGTGTTCCACACATTACAAGTTCGTGGGCTGGTAGCACAtgttacagagaagaaaaagttctGGACAGTAAGAATGTGGAGAATTTTTAATGTACTGAGGGACACTGTGATTCTTGGTTCTCCAAGAAAGGGAAGTTAAAAAAACTACAGATACAcctcccctgccttttttttttttttttcagagtgtaTCACGGGTTTAGTGTTTCACAAAATGCATTTTGGAAAATGCCACCTTAACATcctttctcccctgcccctctcaaAATCCACTTCAGACTCACTTCTAAGTGGGTAAATAATTTGAAGGCACTAGATCTGCATTGATTCTATCGACTTGCAGTggtactattactattattagtgatatttacttattttaagttaATCCAAACTAACTAACAAAACACTATGTAAGTACTTCTGTATCTGATTTCCAAAGGTGgggaaaaacaaaagggaaaaaaatgagtccTTTTCTCCATAAAAACATTGATAGTGTAGTGTATCAAATTGAATGCAACACAGTGAATTGTTGACAAATCCGGCAAGCACCTCTGAATTAGACCTCAAGTAATGAGAACCAAGAtgggtttgtcaattttgtcttgcagaaaaaaatggcacaaaactctccacaaaagaaaatttggaataaTGATAATTTGTCAGCAGGAAAGACATTTCCACTGGGGATTGTAAGAAGGAAACTATTGGAGCAGTAatagccaccatttattgaaagctttTTATGAGCCAGACActgctttatctcattttattttcacaagcCAGGCAGTAATTACTAATGTCTCCATTCACCTCTTATAGATGAGGAGAACTGAGGTTCAGTGAGGCTAGGGAATGCACTGACATTTGCACCGTGGTCGACTAGGCATCAGACCCAGGCTATGTGACCTTAAAGACCATGTGAGCATTTGCTAGGCTCCACCTCAAGAGACAGCTACTTCCCTGGCCAAAGATACTTGAATTCAACCCAGTGGTGGCCCTTTGTCAAGGAGGGACATATTGCGTGGAGCTGTGGGTAGAAGACATCTCGCAGATCCTGGATCACAGGACTGGCTTGAGCCAGAGCAAGGGACAGGATTCTGGGTATATTCTGAAAATCCAGAGGAGGAGCCCATTCTATTAAAGTTGGGAGAGTTTCATTCAACTCCAGACAGACCATGTTTTATTGGGGACCAAGTTGCCTTGAGACAATAGGAGTGATTGAATGACTGATTCAATGTCACCTTACTATACCATCCTCTCTAATGAGCAAATTCcttaaataattaagaatttaaaaaatttttgcatCATCTAGATGAAACCAGTACTCAAGAACAAACATAAACAGAAGCATGAGAATGAGGAGGAGGCCAGGGTGATTTTGGTATTAACAGATTTTCAAACTGTTGGAACATCAGGTATTAGATCCCATCAGGCATAGAACAttattcaagtaaataaaaaagaatgttctcCCTTGTTCTCTTGAACTGGGAGGTGGATGACGTCTGGAAACCCAAGGCTATGGTTTTGTGCCTCTAGTATAGAATAGATGTGATGCTCATGCTCCATAGCTGCATACAGGACCTGTTTATTCACTAAGTGCTCCTCCCCAAATGACAAATTTGTTCAGGGATCCTGCCCTTCAGAGTTTCTACTGTGCCCGCTAGACCAGGGCACGCACCCTCTGGGCACAGGGCGAGGTCAGCGGGGCTGTGTTCTCTCCCCTGCACCTCCAGCCCAGGACGGGATACACTGCTTTCTTACCTTTAATTTCATTGACTTCTCCAGTAGAGGATCCTTTGATCATCGGAGGGACATAAAGTTTCCTCTCTGGGTTCTCCGCAGGGGATGGACCGAGGGCTGGTCATCCCAGTGCTACCAGTGAGGCCTGAGATGTGATCGGCCTGAACAAGAGTTCATAGCTCATTTAGTAGGAAAATCATGAGAACCAGATCAGGAATGATCCAGATGGAGGAATCCAAGGAAGGAATTTGGATAAAAGGCTGAATACATTTTGCAAATTGCATCTTTGCTTTCACCAGTACAGTTTGAACCGTGCATTACATTACATTACGTTaaaccagtggttttcaaccttGAGCATGCTTCTGAGTCACCTGGAggggctgcctcctgcccccggAGGCTTTTAATTTTCTAGGTCTGAGATGGGCATTAACATTTGCagttctaacaagttcccaggtgattctgatgctgcTGATCCAGGGGCCATATCTTGAGCAGCTCCTCATTAAAGCATCAACTTTTAGAGTTTACGTGGGTCTTAGAGTTACTATCAGTCTTAGTTTTTCAGGGAAGGAAACTAAGTCCAAGATGATTGCTTTACCAGTGACAAACAACTGGTGAGTGTCAGGTCAGAGACCACATCCTAGTCACCTGCCCTTTCCACTCTATTGCTTTACTTCCTCACCCCCCTTCATGCCTCCACCTGTTGTGAGGCTGTTTTTCCATGGACACACGTATTGGTCGTCCTGATCTAGACTGTAAACTTCTCAAGAGGACACTCGCTATTTATTTAGTGTAGTTGAAGAAGTAATAGATCTGGTTCTAGAGTTGGACTGACCAGGATgcaaatcctggctttgccattcCGTCTCTCTGTGATGGTGAGGAGGTTACTCAGCTTCTCCAAACCCCAGCTTCTCATGTGAAAATGAAAGTAGTTGCAGTAGGCTGAATGAAAGGTCCCCAAACATATTCGCATTCTGATCCTGGGAGCCTGTGAAGATGCTCTGTTACACCGCAAGaaggaattaaggttgctaaccAGCTGACCTTGAAATCAAGAGCgtattctggattatctggaaggaacccaatgtaatcacaagggttctTTAGATGTGGTAAaaggaggagatccctgggtcgctcagcggtttggtgcctgcctttggcccagggcgtgatcctggagtcccgggatcaagtcccacatcgggctccctgcgtggggcctgcttctctctctgcctgtgtctctgcctctctctctctctctctgtgtatctctcatgaataaataaataaaatcttaaaaaaaaaagatgtggaaaaaggaggcagaaaaattGGTGTGTTTAGCAGGGcttacaagccaaggaatgcaggtgatctctagaagctgagaaaggcaagaaaacagaccTTTGCTAGTCTCCAGCAGGTTTGCAGCCATGCTGACACACCTAGATGGTAGTCCAGTGAGACCctttttggacttctgacctccagacaGTGTGTCTTGTTtgaagccactgagtttgtggcTACCTGTTCAGCAGCTGTAGAAAATGTTTGCAGTTACTCCTGCACACTTACAGGACCGCAGTGAATTTACAGGAAACACAGGGTATAAGATACCAGCACGGGGGTTGGTGCGGAGGGCCACAGGAAccgggattgagccctacacACTGTAATCGCACGCCCAGCAGGAGACCTTTCTGTGCATCAGCTTTTCTGAGTCGACCCTGGTTTCTCTAATGGTTGAAGCTTACCTTTCTTTCCCCAGCCCAGCCTGTGGGTCTGACAAAGTTTTCCTCAGTTGGGCTCCTGTCCCCTACACCCAACCCCCCAAATCCTGAAAGCTGCCACAGCCCTGCTGTCTGTGTTGCTCACTTTTCAATTCCAAGAAGCACTTTGGCACAGCCAGGAACAGGAACCGTGCCAAAATGAATCCATCAAGAAACCAAGTCTCTTATTGGCTTCACCGAGGAAGGGAGTAAATGGATTCTGAACATGTGGTTGCCTCGTACCACTGCCTGTTTCTGAGGTGGCAGCCGTGTCTTATTGGTAGATGTCAGTGGAATGATGAATGCAGTTGCTGCCTCATGTGGGATGCTGATGATCAATTTGGGGTTTCAGGTAATTTTCAGACTATGCTGCAGTAACctgttttctgatatttcttcttttttttattctacagCCAAAACTGTGTAGATGCGTACCCCACTTTCCTGGTTGTGCTCTGGAGTGCGGGGCTCCTCTGCAGCCAAGGTAACTCAGACTTCTCTTTGCGTGTTCTCTTTCTGAAATGTGCATCTTGAGGAGGTTCAAGTGCAGgttttttattgaaaagactttGCTTGACCTCCAGCTCTAAGCTGTGAAGCCCTGGAGAGGTGAGAACCCTCGGGAGGTCGTGTTTCAGGCATGCTCTGTGCCCGGGCGGAGCGGGTGCGATAATGCATTGCTAATGCTTGCTCCCCAGTGGCTGGTTGAGAGCTGCTGCGCTGACAAGGGTGGTTTAAGGCTAAATGTGACTCAGAATCCTTAAGCAGTGTTAGCTCAGATACAAGGGCATTATAAATGAGAGCGCCTGAGGGATCTATTCTGGGACCGCTGTCACTCGGCGCTTCTGCTAATAAGCTTCCAGTGTGGAGGTCCTCTGCTGGGCATGTGTCTGCAGAGCCACGGTCTGGACTTCAGGTCTGCAGCCTTCTCCCGGGTTATCAGCAGCCTACAGTCCTGACTTTAGCAGGTTGACTCCCAGAgttgatttaaaatgaaatggaagccAGAGTCCTGTGTTTTGGTTCCCTTTGGAGCTTGGCACTGTGCCTGTGGAAGCTTGGCGTGACCTGGCCAGCTTCCACACAGTGGCCCAGCAGGGTGTGTACATGAGAAAAGGTCACTGGTGTCCTCTGACGGACTGTGTAATCCTTAGCATTAACTCCTACTTTATAGGTAGAGTGGATATTATCTCCCTGTATTATCTCTGAGGACACTTTGGTTCAAGCGGAACAAGGTAACTTGTTCAAGGTTACACAGCAGGTGAAAGAAGAGTCAGGATGAGAGCCCAGGTCTTTTGGGTTCAATCCTGGATTTTTCACAAGTATCTTTCTGCATTATTCACGTATATACTGCCTGTacattgaacacctactatgtggcaAGCCCTGCGCTCGGATACACAGTGATAGATAATAGAGATGGGGGCGGAGCACATAGCACTCAGTGAGATGAACCATAGGAAAAAAGCTAATGGGTAAGTTACTGCTGAGAGTGAGAAAtgccaggaaggaaaagaatcagGTGCAGTGGCAGAGAGCAGAGGTGAGAGATGGCAGCAGAAACTCCTTCAGAGACACCATGTGGCCTCCTTCTGTGCTCCATAAGGCTGTCATTACTCACTATTTTTTTTACCACTATCCATCCTGAGTAAAATAAGAAACATGTCGGGGATAACTTGAAAAATCAAGTCAAACTAGGCTCATACCAGGAGTTATGACTCCTTTTCTGTCTTAGATGATACTTGATGTAGATGAATCTAGAGTTGTTCTAGCTGGATAAATACAAAGGGAGTTTGAAGATGTTTTGAAGTCCTAGAACCACACTTCTGCCCAAATAAATGTCAGCATTGCTAGGGGACAAAGGTGTCAGTAGACCCTCTTCGATCATCATTTCTTAGGACTATTGTCAACtaccaaatattttaatcaaaagaaaCCTCAGAGATCATTCTAGCCCAGATCCTTCACTTTACAGGAGCGGAGCCCCGGCCCGAGAGGATCAGGTGGTTTGCTCAAACCTCAGaattttcagggacacctgggtggcttagtggttgagcgtctttgcctttggctcaggttgtaatcccagagtcctgagattgagtcccacattgggctccctgtagggaacctgcttctccctctgcctgtgtctctgcctctcatgaataaataaataaataaatcttaaaaaaaaaccctcagaattTTTCAGTCCAGATTTGAATCCAGCATGCCCTTTCTGCTGTACCAAGCAGCCTGGGTCCATGAGGCAGGCACCAGTCTCTGCAGGAGGGCAGTGAGCGCAGCCAACTCCCACCCATGACTCCTGTGCACACTGATGTTCTGTTTAGCTCCCATGGAAAGAGACACAGACTGGTGAGTTAGAGCAGAGCCGTCCAGATGGGACAAACCAGGACAGACTTCGTCAGAACAAACTGTGAATTGTGAGAGTTCTGTGACCTTCAGACCCTAGCATGGACCTCAGAAGCAGCTTCTCTCGTGCTTTGGTTTTCTTACAGTCGGTAACACTAGTATTTTGGGAGGCAGGGTGGAGTTGTGGAAAGAACACGGATCCGGGGACTGACAGACTGCAGATAGTTCTGCTGCTGTGATCCTGGGCTGTTACTCagccttcctgagcctcagtttccccatccataaAGCAGAAATAATCGAGTTCCTAGGGTGATTAAGTGAGAGAATGTGCATAAAGCCTCTGACACACTACCCGGCATAGATCAGATTGAACCACATAAAACTGCCAATGTCTGACTGTTTCGGACCCGCAAAAATGGTAATTTCATCTAATCCAGCCCAACAATAGAAGCCCAGTAGATGCTGCTGGTGGTAATACAGTTTTGAAATCATACAAACCTGGTTTCACATTCCACCTTGTTAAAAAATATGATTCAACCAGATCAGTTccaagatctaattggctttttcaagggattcacaaatccagcagcatcccatctagcaagcaGAGGGGAGCTCCCAGGGGCTGTACAGAATGGAAGGTTTTtagaggaaggagggtggggcaagaagGTTGTTAGTGAAAGAAAAGGGTTGTTCCAGGCAAGGTTTCTTTCCCTTGGGGAGAAGAGTAGGGGGTCTTATCCTACAGATTACCTCATCTTTCCTCAAAGGAAGGAGAGGGCCTTGTGGCTGATTACTTCATTGACTCCGATTGGAACATTCCTGACCACAAGTTAAGACTGAATTTCTGGGGGAAGTTGAAACTGCAGTTATATTAGGATTAAGCCCTGGTTTAGGGACTTGGCCTAGGTGACACCATATTgggcctttggttttctttttaacaacatTTTCCTTGGCTCACCTGACTTTTatgaattcatttaacaaataatttttgaaagccagtatatgccaggcactatgccaagCACAGAGATGGTGGCTAGCAAAAGATGGCTGTCCTCATGGGTCTTTTGGTCTGGTAAGTGACTCTGGGTGAACTGACTTCCTGTAATGTGCTCGTCACCAAGTGGCTGGGAGGATTAGAGACCCAAGTACCCAAAGGGCCTGGGGCAGTGCCTGACATTAAAAAGTTCTCTGTCAAGGTAATAATTATTTGGCATTTGAATAGTGCTAGGAGGTCTTCAGACTGCTTTGATATCCATGCACCTATTTCACCCCCATGACTATTCCTGATAGGTAAGAAAGCCACAATCAGCCCTTCGTTCAAACGTAGGATGAGTTAAGTATTAGCTCCTGACCATAGCAGTCCTGGTGGGGTTGGGTTTTCTAACTCTCAGCTCCAAGGTTCAGGACCCTTGCTGCTCATGGCTGTTCCTCATAGGATTAGATGGTAAAAGGAATCTTCTTCCCAAAGatctctttccccaccccccaaagatttatttatttatttgagagagaaagagtgagaatgaccatgagcagggggaggggcagagggagagaatctcaagcagactcctctctgaacTCAGAATGcaatgcaggtcttgatctcatgaccccgagatcataacgtgaaccaaaaccaagaatctgatgctcaaccgactgcaGCCTTCCAGGCGCCCTCCTCCCTAGAGATCTTTTCTGAACTGGCAGTAAATGTTCAAAAAAGGTTGAGCAATACACTGCCTAGAGTCCCAGGGGGGAAGAGCATGCTTTTAAGAGAGCTAGCCTAGAGCTGGGCTTGGGGTTCATGTCTGACTCCTCCTACCCCTACCTtggaccacacacacacacatgcgcacaagcatgcgcatgcacacacaccctgaCGATCTTACACAAGCTCCTTGACCACTGGAGCCCAAGTTGTCACATCCGGAATAGAAAAGATGACACTGATCATGTGGAAGGGATTCAAATAGGTGATGGCCAGGAAAACACTCTGTAAACTGTACCATGCTGCTGATAGaaagtaccatttattgaagttcTGGGTTCCTATCTTTGCTACAGTTCACATCAGCCCCAAGTGCCAGAACCTGAGGTCTCTGCTAGATTTTGTGACCAACGCTAGTTGCACAATGACTGTATTAATATTACGTTAAACTTGGCGTGTTCTGGCATCTGTGAAACTCACACAgtcatttccctttctccactcAGTTCCTGCCGCCTTTGCTGGACTGATGTACCTGTTTGTGAGGCAAAAGTACTTCGTCGGCTACCTGGGAGAGAGAACTCAGAGGTAGGCCACGGGGACTGTATAAGAACTGGGGTGTGAGTCATGCTTTGAGCAAGACTGATTACCCACAACCATGTTCTGCCTAAGATTTAAGGCTCTGGGTGATCACTTAAGGGTTGGGAGGGGAAGGCTAACTAGTAGCCCTCATCCTTTACTCTCTGAACTTCGCGAGCTCTGCAGAAACTGCTGGGGGACTCGACTCGTGTGCCCCGTAACAAATTCTTTCACATGGCGTCGGGCTCACAAAGGATGCTTTAACACCATGCGCT is drawn from Vulpes lagopus strain Blue_001 chromosome 8, ASM1834538v1, whole genome shotgun sequence and contains these coding sequences:
- the LOC121497468 gene encoding arachidonate 5-lipoxygenase-activating protein is translated as MDQEAVGNIVLLAIITLISVVQNGFFAHKVEHESKTQNGRSFQRTGTLAFERVYTANQNCVDAYPTFLVVLWSAGLLCSQVPAAFAGLMYLFVRQKYFVGYLGERTQSTPGYIFGKRIILFLFLMSVAGIFNYYLILFFGSDFENYIKTVSTTISPLLLIP